Proteins encoded by one window of Sphaerodactylus townsendi isolate TG3544 linkage group LG04, MPM_Stown_v2.3, whole genome shotgun sequence:
- the MSANTD4 gene encoding myb/SANT-like DNA-binding domain-containing protein 4, translating into MKQLKRKRKSNFSVQETQTLLKEIRKRREVLFSKQLNTTINEMKRKAWEEIAECVNAVGEGEQRTGTEVKRRYLDWRALMKRKRLNSNIKLVGAGFHLPSSDLDDSLNEDIDDKIGFANESNFEWQSITDFREAGGSLTEVKVEEEEEDPQSFEFPIEEEEEILSSVLPDSKKESDLPDFTHIEEFGNLSSAQARLAYEDSHLLISLEKQKLELEKQRLDIEAERLQVEKERLQIEKERLRHIDLEHEKLQLEKERLQMEREKLRHEALHAEKPSPENDASQAAPPLDLETEKLKIEKERLQLEKERLQFLKFESEKLQIEKERLQVEKERLRIQREGHLQ; encoded by the exons ATGAAacaactaaaaagaaaaagaaaaagcaattttAGTGTTCAAGAAACTCAAACACTACTTAAGGAAATCCGAAAAAGGAGAGAAGTGCTTTTTTCTAAACAACTAAATACAACAATTAATGAAATGAAACGGAAGGCTTGGGAGGAAATAGCGGAGTGTGTGAATGCTGTGGGTGAAGGAGAGCAGAGGACAGGGACAGAAGTGAAAAGACGATACCTTGACTGGAGAGCCCTTATGAAGCGGAAGCGATTGAATTCCAACATCAAACTTGTAGGTGCTGGCTTTCATCTTCCTTCATCTGATTTGGATGATTCTCTCAATGAAGATATTGATGACAAAATTGGATTTGCGAATGAATCTAATTTTGAGTGGCAGAGTATCACAGACTTCCGGGAAGCAGGTGGATCTTTAACTGAAgtcaaagtagaagaagaagaggaagatccGCAGAGTTTTGAA TTTCCtattgaggaagaagaggagattcTGTCCTCAGTGTTGCCAGACTCCAAAAAGGAAAGCGATCTTCCAGATTTCACTCACATTGAGGAGTTTGGCAATCTAAGTTCTGCCCAAGCAAGGCTGGCTTATGAGGATTCCCATTTGCTCATCAGCCTGGAGAAACAAAAGCTGGAACTAGAAAAACAGCGCCTGGATATCGAAGCAGAGCGGCTGCAAGTTGAGAAGGAGCGGCTGCAGATCGAAAAAGAGCGGTTGCGGCACATTGATCTGGAGCATGAGAAGCTTCAGCTAGAAAAGGAACGGCTGCAGATGGAGCGAGAGAAACTGAGGCATGAGGCACTGCATGCTGAAAAACCTTCCCCTGAGAATGATGCCAGCCAGGCAGCACCACCTCTCGATCTAGAAACGGAAAAACTTAAAATTGAAAAGGAGCGCTTGCAGTTAGAGAAGGAGAGGCTGCAATTCCTGAAGTTTGAATCAGAGAAGCTTCAAATTGAGAAAGAACGCTTGCAAGTTGAAAAAGAACGCCTGCGAATTCAGCGGGAAGGACACTTGCAGTGA